One window from the genome of Salvia miltiorrhiza cultivar Shanhuang (shh) chromosome 7, IMPLAD_Smil_shh, whole genome shotgun sequence encodes:
- the LOC130993663 gene encoding AP-1 complex subunit gamma-2-like isoform X3: MNPFSSGTRLRDMIRAIRACKTAAEERAVIRKECASIRASISENDQDYMHRNLAKLMFIHMLGYPTHFGQMECLKLIASPGFPEKRIGYLGLMLLLDERQEVLMLVTNSIKQDLNHTNQYIVGLALCALGNICSAEMARDLAPEVERLLQFRDPNIRKKAALCTIRIIKKVPDLAENFINAAAALLKEKHHGVLITGAQLCTDMCKVSTEAHEHFRKKCLDGVVKLLRDLANSPYAPEYDISGITDPLLHIRLLKLLHVLGQGDVDASDTMNDVLAQVATKTESNKNAGNAILYECVATIMSIEDNGGLRVLAVNILGRFLSSRDNNIRYVALNMLMKAISLDSQAVQRHRATIVECVKDPDASIRKRALELVYLLVNESNAKSLTKELVDYLEVSDLEFKEDLTAKICSIVEKFSPEKLWYIDQMVKVLSEAGNYVKDEVWHALIVVITNAPNLHGYTVRALYKAVQKTSEQETLVRVAVWCIGEYGEMLVSNAGMLDVEDPITVTEADAVDLVETAIKRHSSDLTTQAMCLVALLKLSSRYPSCAKRINDTVLHQKGSLVLELQQRAIEFNSIIEKHEKIRAALVERMPVLDEATYSGRRAGSVPAAASTSLGALPKMSNGVAKPISAPLVDLLDLSSDDVQAPSSSGGDFLHDLLGVDLSPASPGTNNQAPKNGTDALLDLLSVGAPTAQSNSSMLDMLSSEQDNKRSEGLLDNFASLSTSSARSSSAVASSSMMDLLDGFGPSSSVPVAETDGPSYPSVVAFESSSLRITFNFSKEPGNPQTTVIEAQFVNKSSDVYSNFVFQAAVPKFLQLHLEPASGNTLPASGNGSITQKLEVSNSQHGNKSLVMRVRINYKVNGKDVLEDGQISNFPRGL, encoded by the exons ATGAATCCATTCTCCTCCGGCACTCGCCTGAG GGACATGATTCGGGCCATACGTGCTTGCAAAACTGCAGCAGAGGAACGTGCTGTTATTAGAAAAGAATGTGCTTCTATTCGAGCTTCTATTAGTGAAAATGACCAAGATTATATGCATCGCAATTTGGCGAAGCTCATGTTCATCCACATGCTTGGTTACCCAACACATTTTGGTCAAATGGAATGTCTAAAATTAATTGCATCTCCAGGATTCCCAGAGAAGAGAATAGGATATCTTGGACTTATGTTGCTCCTTGATGAAAGACAAGAAGTTTTGATGCTTGTTACGAATTCAATCAAACA AGATCTAAATCATACAAACCAATATATTGTTGGACTTGCTCTTTGTGCCTTGGGTAATATCTGCTCTGCAGAAATGGCTCGTGATCTTGCACCAGAAGTCGAAAGATTGCTTCAATTTAGGGATCCTAACATCAGGAAGAAG GCAGCACTATGCACAATAAGGATAATCAAGAAAGTGCCAGACCTGgcagaaaattttataaatgcTGCTGCTGCCTTACTTAAAGAAAAACACCATGGTGTTTTAATAACTGGAGCCCAGCTTTGCACAGATATGTGTAAAGTCAGTACAGAAGCTCATGAACATTTTAGAAAG AAATGCCTAGATGGCGTGGTCAAACTTCTAAGGGATCTTGCAAACAGTCCATATGCACCTGAGTATGATATTTCTGGGATCACAGATCCTTTACTTCATATTAGATTGCTGAAGCTTTTGCATGTGTTGGGTCAAGGAGATGTTGATGCTAGCGATACTATGAATGATGTCCTTGCCCAG GTGGCTACCAAGACTGAGTCAAATAAAAATGCCGGCAATGCCATCCTCTATGAATGTGTTGCCACAATCATGAGTATTGAAGATAATGGTGGATTACGCGTGCTTGCTGTCAATATTCTGGGAAGGTTTTTGTCCAGCCGTGACAACAATATTAG ATACGTAGCATTGAACATGCTGATGAAAGCTATTTCATTGGATAGTCAAGCAGTACAAAGGCATCGTGCAACAATTGTAGAATGTGTAAAG GATCCAGATGCTTCAATCCGTAAAAGGGCTCTGGAGCTTGTTTATCTTCTGGTAAATGAAAGCAATGCAAAGTCTCTGACCAAGGAGCTTGTTGACTATCTTGAAGTAAGTGACCTGGAATTCAAGGAAGACCTCACGGCCAAAATATGCTCAATTGTGGAGAA GTTTTCCCCTGAAAAGTTGTGGTATATTGATCAGATGGTAAAGGTTCTGTCAGAG GCTGGAAATTATGTAAAGGATGAAGTGTGGCATGCACTTATTGTTGTAATTACTAATGCCCCTAACCTACATGGGTATACTGTTAGAGCTCTATACAAGGCTGTTCAGAAAACAAGTGAACAG GAAACTCTTGTTCGAGTTGCTGTGTGGTGTATTGGTGAATATGGGGAGATGTTGGTCAGTAATGCTGGCATGCTTGATGTAGAGGATCCAATAACT GTAACTGAGGCTGATGCTGTGGATCTTGTAGAAACTGCAATTAAGCGTCATTCCTCGGATCTCACAACTCAAGCAATGTGTTTGGTTGCATTGTTAAAGCTATCAAGTCGATATCCTTCCTGTGCAAA GAGGATAAATGATACTGTCCTTCACCAAAAGGGAAGCCTAGTGCTTGAGTTGCAACAAAGAGCCATTGAATTTAACTCTATTATAGAGAAGCATGAGAAAATTAG AGCTGCATTGGTGGAAAGGATGCCGGTGCTTGATGAGGCAACTTATAGTGGGAGGAGGGCTGGTTCTGTACCAGCTGCGGCTTCAACTTCACTAGGAGCTCTGCCGAAAATGTCAAATGGTGTTGCTAAACCCATTTCAGCTCCTCTTGTTGATTTACTTGATCTTAGCTCTGATGACGTTCAAGCACCAAGCTCTTCTGGTGGCGATTTTCTTCATGATCTTCTTGGTGTTGATCTGTCTCCAGCTTCACCAG GAACTAATAATCAGGCCCCAAAGAATGGAACTGATGCCTTGTTAGACCTTTTGTCTGTTGGAGCTCCTACAGCTCAAAGTAATTCGTCCATGCTTGATATGTTGTCATCTGAACAAGATAACAAAAGGTCAGAGGGTCTGCTTGACAATTTTGCATCCCTTTCTACATCTTCAGCACGGTCCTCTTCTGCTGTTGCGAGTTCTTCAATGATGGATTTGTTAGATGGTTTTGGACCCAGCTCGTCTGTTCCTG TTGCAGAAACAGATGGCCCATCCTATCCATCAGTTGTTGCATTTGAGAGCAGCTCATTAAGAATAACTTTCAACTTTTCAAAGGAGCCTGGAAATCCTCAGACCACAGTAATCGAGGCTCAATTTGTGAACAAGTCTTCTGACGTCTACTCTAATTTTGTTTTCCAGGCTGCCGTGCCAAAG TTTCTTCAATTGCACTTGGAACCAGCTAGTGGTAATACACTCCCAGCAAGTGGTAATGGATCAATCACACAGAAGCTAGAAGTTTCAAACAGCCAGCATGGCAAC AAATCCCTGGTCATGAGAGTAAGAATAAACTACAAGGTCAATGGCAAAGACGTTTTGGAGGATGGTCAAATAAGCAATTTCCCCCGTGGTCTGTAG
- the LOC130993663 gene encoding AP-1 complex subunit gamma-2-like isoform X1, translating to MNPFSSGTRLRDMIRAIRACKTAAEERAVIRKECASIRASISENDQDYMHRNLAKLMFIHMLGYPTHFGQMECLKLIASPGFPEKRIGYLGLMLLLDERQEVLMLVTNSIKQDLNHTNQYIVGLALCALGNICSAEMARDLAPEVERLLQFRDPNIRKKAALCTIRIIKKVPDLAENFINAAAALLKEKHHGVLITGAQLCTDMCKVSTEAHEHFRKKCLDGVVKLLRDLANSPYAPEYDISGITDPLLHIRLLKLLHVLGQGDVDASDTMNDVLAQVATKTESNKNAGNAILYECVATIMSIEDNGGLRVLAVNILGRFLSSRDNNIRYVALNMLMKAISLDSQAVQRHRATIVECVKDPDASIRKRALELVYLLVNESNAKSLTKELVDYLEVSDLEFKEDLTAKICSIVEKFSPEKLWYIDQMVKVLSEAGNYVKDEVWHALIVVITNAPNLHGYTVRALYKAVQKTSEQETLVRVAVWCIGEYGEMLVSNAGMLDVEDPITVTEADAVDLVETAIKRHSSDLTTQAMCLVALLKLSSRYPSCAKRINDTVLHQKGSLVLELQQRAIEFNSIIEKHEKIRAALVERMPVLDEATYSGRRAGSVPAAASTSLGALPKMSNGVAKPISAPLVDLLDLSSDDVQAPSSSGGDFLHDLLGVDLSPASPVSGTNNQAPKNGTDALLDLLSVGAPTAQSNSSMLDMLSSEQDNKRSEGLLDNFASLSTSSARSSSAVASSSMMDLLDGFGPSSSVPVAETDGPSYPSVVAFESSSLRITFNFSKEPGNPQTTVIEAQFVNKSSDVYSNFVFQAAVPKFLQLHLEPASGNTLPASGNGSITQKLEVSNSQHGNKSLVMRVRINYKVNGKDVLEDGQISNFPRGL from the exons ATGAATCCATTCTCCTCCGGCACTCGCCTGAG GGACATGATTCGGGCCATACGTGCTTGCAAAACTGCAGCAGAGGAACGTGCTGTTATTAGAAAAGAATGTGCTTCTATTCGAGCTTCTATTAGTGAAAATGACCAAGATTATATGCATCGCAATTTGGCGAAGCTCATGTTCATCCACATGCTTGGTTACCCAACACATTTTGGTCAAATGGAATGTCTAAAATTAATTGCATCTCCAGGATTCCCAGAGAAGAGAATAGGATATCTTGGACTTATGTTGCTCCTTGATGAAAGACAAGAAGTTTTGATGCTTGTTACGAATTCAATCAAACA AGATCTAAATCATACAAACCAATATATTGTTGGACTTGCTCTTTGTGCCTTGGGTAATATCTGCTCTGCAGAAATGGCTCGTGATCTTGCACCAGAAGTCGAAAGATTGCTTCAATTTAGGGATCCTAACATCAGGAAGAAG GCAGCACTATGCACAATAAGGATAATCAAGAAAGTGCCAGACCTGgcagaaaattttataaatgcTGCTGCTGCCTTACTTAAAGAAAAACACCATGGTGTTTTAATAACTGGAGCCCAGCTTTGCACAGATATGTGTAAAGTCAGTACAGAAGCTCATGAACATTTTAGAAAG AAATGCCTAGATGGCGTGGTCAAACTTCTAAGGGATCTTGCAAACAGTCCATATGCACCTGAGTATGATATTTCTGGGATCACAGATCCTTTACTTCATATTAGATTGCTGAAGCTTTTGCATGTGTTGGGTCAAGGAGATGTTGATGCTAGCGATACTATGAATGATGTCCTTGCCCAG GTGGCTACCAAGACTGAGTCAAATAAAAATGCCGGCAATGCCATCCTCTATGAATGTGTTGCCACAATCATGAGTATTGAAGATAATGGTGGATTACGCGTGCTTGCTGTCAATATTCTGGGAAGGTTTTTGTCCAGCCGTGACAACAATATTAG ATACGTAGCATTGAACATGCTGATGAAAGCTATTTCATTGGATAGTCAAGCAGTACAAAGGCATCGTGCAACAATTGTAGAATGTGTAAAG GATCCAGATGCTTCAATCCGTAAAAGGGCTCTGGAGCTTGTTTATCTTCTGGTAAATGAAAGCAATGCAAAGTCTCTGACCAAGGAGCTTGTTGACTATCTTGAAGTAAGTGACCTGGAATTCAAGGAAGACCTCACGGCCAAAATATGCTCAATTGTGGAGAA GTTTTCCCCTGAAAAGTTGTGGTATATTGATCAGATGGTAAAGGTTCTGTCAGAG GCTGGAAATTATGTAAAGGATGAAGTGTGGCATGCACTTATTGTTGTAATTACTAATGCCCCTAACCTACATGGGTATACTGTTAGAGCTCTATACAAGGCTGTTCAGAAAACAAGTGAACAG GAAACTCTTGTTCGAGTTGCTGTGTGGTGTATTGGTGAATATGGGGAGATGTTGGTCAGTAATGCTGGCATGCTTGATGTAGAGGATCCAATAACT GTAACTGAGGCTGATGCTGTGGATCTTGTAGAAACTGCAATTAAGCGTCATTCCTCGGATCTCACAACTCAAGCAATGTGTTTGGTTGCATTGTTAAAGCTATCAAGTCGATATCCTTCCTGTGCAAA GAGGATAAATGATACTGTCCTTCACCAAAAGGGAAGCCTAGTGCTTGAGTTGCAACAAAGAGCCATTGAATTTAACTCTATTATAGAGAAGCATGAGAAAATTAG AGCTGCATTGGTGGAAAGGATGCCGGTGCTTGATGAGGCAACTTATAGTGGGAGGAGGGCTGGTTCTGTACCAGCTGCGGCTTCAACTTCACTAGGAGCTCTGCCGAAAATGTCAAATGGTGTTGCTAAACCCATTTCAGCTCCTCTTGTTGATTTACTTGATCTTAGCTCTGATGACGTTCAAGCACCAAGCTCTTCTGGTGGCGATTTTCTTCATGATCTTCTTGGTGTTGATCTGTCTCCAGCTTCACCAG TTTCAGGAACTAATAATCAGGCCCCAAAGAATGGAACTGATGCCTTGTTAGACCTTTTGTCTGTTGGAGCTCCTACAGCTCAAAGTAATTCGTCCATGCTTGATATGTTGTCATCTGAACAAGATAACAAAAGGTCAGAGGGTCTGCTTGACAATTTTGCATCCCTTTCTACATCTTCAGCACGGTCCTCTTCTGCTGTTGCGAGTTCTTCAATGATGGATTTGTTAGATGGTTTTGGACCCAGCTCGTCTGTTCCTG TTGCAGAAACAGATGGCCCATCCTATCCATCAGTTGTTGCATTTGAGAGCAGCTCATTAAGAATAACTTTCAACTTTTCAAAGGAGCCTGGAAATCCTCAGACCACAGTAATCGAGGCTCAATTTGTGAACAAGTCTTCTGACGTCTACTCTAATTTTGTTTTCCAGGCTGCCGTGCCAAAG TTTCTTCAATTGCACTTGGAACCAGCTAGTGGTAATACACTCCCAGCAAGTGGTAATGGATCAATCACACAGAAGCTAGAAGTTTCAAACAGCCAGCATGGCAAC AAATCCCTGGTCATGAGAGTAAGAATAAACTACAAGGTCAATGGCAAAGACGTTTTGGAGGATGGTCAAATAAGCAATTTCCCCCGTGGTCTGTAG
- the LOC130993663 gene encoding AP-1 complex subunit gamma-2-like isoform X4 has translation MNPFSSGTRLRDMIRAIRACKTAAEERAVIRKECASIRASISENDQDYMHRNLAKLMFIHMLGYPTHFGQMECLKLIASPGFPEKRIGYLGLMLLLDERQEVLMLVTNSIKQDLNHTNQYIVGLALCALGNICSAEMARDLAPEVERLLQFRDPNIRKKAALCTIRIIKKVPDLAENFINAAAALLKEKHHGVLITGAQLCTDMCKVSTEAHEHFRKKCLDGVVKLLRDLANSPYAPEYDISGITDPLLHIRLLKLLHVLGQGDVDASDTMNDVLAQVATKTESNKNAGNAILYECVATIMSIEDNGGLRVLAVNILGRFLSSRDNNIRYVALNMLMKAISLDSQAVQRHRATIVECVKDPDASIRKRALELVYLLVNESNAKSLTKELVDYLEVSDLEFKEDLTAKICSIVEKFSPEKLWYIDQMVKVLSEAGNYVKDEVWHALIVVITNAPNLHGYTVRALYKAVQKTSEQETLVRVAVWCIGEYGEMLVSNAGMLDVEDPITVTEADAVDLVETAIKRHSSDLTTQAMCLVALLKLSSRYPSCAKRINDTVLHQKGSLVLELQQRAIEFNSIIEKHEKIRAALVERMPVLDEATYSGRRAGSVPAAASTSLGALPKMSNGVAKPISAPLVDLLDLSSDDVQAPSSSGGDFLHDLLGVDLSPASPGTNNQAPKNGTDALLDLLSVGAPTAQSNSSMLDMLSSEQDNKRSEGLLDNFASLSTSSARSSSAVASSSMMDLLDGFGPSSSVPETDGPSYPSVVAFESSSLRITFNFSKEPGNPQTTVIEAQFVNKSSDVYSNFVFQAAVPKFLQLHLEPASGNTLPASGNGSITQKLEVSNSQHGNKSLVMRVRINYKVNGKDVLEDGQISNFPRGL, from the exons ATGAATCCATTCTCCTCCGGCACTCGCCTGAG GGACATGATTCGGGCCATACGTGCTTGCAAAACTGCAGCAGAGGAACGTGCTGTTATTAGAAAAGAATGTGCTTCTATTCGAGCTTCTATTAGTGAAAATGACCAAGATTATATGCATCGCAATTTGGCGAAGCTCATGTTCATCCACATGCTTGGTTACCCAACACATTTTGGTCAAATGGAATGTCTAAAATTAATTGCATCTCCAGGATTCCCAGAGAAGAGAATAGGATATCTTGGACTTATGTTGCTCCTTGATGAAAGACAAGAAGTTTTGATGCTTGTTACGAATTCAATCAAACA AGATCTAAATCATACAAACCAATATATTGTTGGACTTGCTCTTTGTGCCTTGGGTAATATCTGCTCTGCAGAAATGGCTCGTGATCTTGCACCAGAAGTCGAAAGATTGCTTCAATTTAGGGATCCTAACATCAGGAAGAAG GCAGCACTATGCACAATAAGGATAATCAAGAAAGTGCCAGACCTGgcagaaaattttataaatgcTGCTGCTGCCTTACTTAAAGAAAAACACCATGGTGTTTTAATAACTGGAGCCCAGCTTTGCACAGATATGTGTAAAGTCAGTACAGAAGCTCATGAACATTTTAGAAAG AAATGCCTAGATGGCGTGGTCAAACTTCTAAGGGATCTTGCAAACAGTCCATATGCACCTGAGTATGATATTTCTGGGATCACAGATCCTTTACTTCATATTAGATTGCTGAAGCTTTTGCATGTGTTGGGTCAAGGAGATGTTGATGCTAGCGATACTATGAATGATGTCCTTGCCCAG GTGGCTACCAAGACTGAGTCAAATAAAAATGCCGGCAATGCCATCCTCTATGAATGTGTTGCCACAATCATGAGTATTGAAGATAATGGTGGATTACGCGTGCTTGCTGTCAATATTCTGGGAAGGTTTTTGTCCAGCCGTGACAACAATATTAG ATACGTAGCATTGAACATGCTGATGAAAGCTATTTCATTGGATAGTCAAGCAGTACAAAGGCATCGTGCAACAATTGTAGAATGTGTAAAG GATCCAGATGCTTCAATCCGTAAAAGGGCTCTGGAGCTTGTTTATCTTCTGGTAAATGAAAGCAATGCAAAGTCTCTGACCAAGGAGCTTGTTGACTATCTTGAAGTAAGTGACCTGGAATTCAAGGAAGACCTCACGGCCAAAATATGCTCAATTGTGGAGAA GTTTTCCCCTGAAAAGTTGTGGTATATTGATCAGATGGTAAAGGTTCTGTCAGAG GCTGGAAATTATGTAAAGGATGAAGTGTGGCATGCACTTATTGTTGTAATTACTAATGCCCCTAACCTACATGGGTATACTGTTAGAGCTCTATACAAGGCTGTTCAGAAAACAAGTGAACAG GAAACTCTTGTTCGAGTTGCTGTGTGGTGTATTGGTGAATATGGGGAGATGTTGGTCAGTAATGCTGGCATGCTTGATGTAGAGGATCCAATAACT GTAACTGAGGCTGATGCTGTGGATCTTGTAGAAACTGCAATTAAGCGTCATTCCTCGGATCTCACAACTCAAGCAATGTGTTTGGTTGCATTGTTAAAGCTATCAAGTCGATATCCTTCCTGTGCAAA GAGGATAAATGATACTGTCCTTCACCAAAAGGGAAGCCTAGTGCTTGAGTTGCAACAAAGAGCCATTGAATTTAACTCTATTATAGAGAAGCATGAGAAAATTAG AGCTGCATTGGTGGAAAGGATGCCGGTGCTTGATGAGGCAACTTATAGTGGGAGGAGGGCTGGTTCTGTACCAGCTGCGGCTTCAACTTCACTAGGAGCTCTGCCGAAAATGTCAAATGGTGTTGCTAAACCCATTTCAGCTCCTCTTGTTGATTTACTTGATCTTAGCTCTGATGACGTTCAAGCACCAAGCTCTTCTGGTGGCGATTTTCTTCATGATCTTCTTGGTGTTGATCTGTCTCCAGCTTCACCAG GAACTAATAATCAGGCCCCAAAGAATGGAACTGATGCCTTGTTAGACCTTTTGTCTGTTGGAGCTCCTACAGCTCAAAGTAATTCGTCCATGCTTGATATGTTGTCATCTGAACAAGATAACAAAAGGTCAGAGGGTCTGCTTGACAATTTTGCATCCCTTTCTACATCTTCAGCACGGTCCTCTTCTGCTGTTGCGAGTTCTTCAATGATGGATTTGTTAGATGGTTTTGGACCCAGCTCGTCTGTTCCTG AAACAGATGGCCCATCCTATCCATCAGTTGTTGCATTTGAGAGCAGCTCATTAAGAATAACTTTCAACTTTTCAAAGGAGCCTGGAAATCCTCAGACCACAGTAATCGAGGCTCAATTTGTGAACAAGTCTTCTGACGTCTACTCTAATTTTGTTTTCCAGGCTGCCGTGCCAAAG TTTCTTCAATTGCACTTGGAACCAGCTAGTGGTAATACACTCCCAGCAAGTGGTAATGGATCAATCACACAGAAGCTAGAAGTTTCAAACAGCCAGCATGGCAAC AAATCCCTGGTCATGAGAGTAAGAATAAACTACAAGGTCAATGGCAAAGACGTTTTGGAGGATGGTCAAATAAGCAATTTCCCCCGTGGTCTGTAG
- the LOC130993663 gene encoding AP-1 complex subunit gamma-2-like isoform X2 yields MNPFSSGTRLRDMIRAIRACKTAAEERAVIRKECASIRASISENDQDYMHRNLAKLMFIHMLGYPTHFGQMECLKLIASPGFPEKRIGYLGLMLLLDERQEVLMLVTNSIKQDLNHTNQYIVGLALCALGNICSAEMARDLAPEVERLLQFRDPNIRKKAALCTIRIIKKVPDLAENFINAAAALLKEKHHGVLITGAQLCTDMCKVSTEAHEHFRKKCLDGVVKLLRDLANSPYAPEYDISGITDPLLHIRLLKLLHVLGQGDVDASDTMNDVLAQVATKTESNKNAGNAILYECVATIMSIEDNGGLRVLAVNILGRFLSSRDNNIRYVALNMLMKAISLDSQAVQRHRATIVECVKDPDASIRKRALELVYLLVNESNAKSLTKELVDYLEVSDLEFKEDLTAKICSIVEKFSPEKLWYIDQMVKVLSEAGNYVKDEVWHALIVVITNAPNLHGYTVRALYKAVQKTSEQETLVRVAVWCIGEYGEMLVSNAGMLDVEDPITVTEADAVDLVETAIKRHSSDLTTQAMCLVALLKLSSRYPSCAKRINDTVLHQKGSLVLELQQRAIEFNSIIEKHEKIRAALVERMPVLDEATYSGRRAGSVPAAASTSLGALPKMSNGVAKPISAPLVDLLDLSSDDVQAPSSSGGDFLHDLLGVDLSPASPVSGTNNQAPKNGTDALLDLLSVGAPTAQSNSSMLDMLSSEQDNKRSEGLLDNFASLSTSSARSSSAVASSSMMDLLDGFGPSSSVPETDGPSYPSVVAFESSSLRITFNFSKEPGNPQTTVIEAQFVNKSSDVYSNFVFQAAVPKFLQLHLEPASGNTLPASGNGSITQKLEVSNSQHGNKSLVMRVRINYKVNGKDVLEDGQISNFPRGL; encoded by the exons ATGAATCCATTCTCCTCCGGCACTCGCCTGAG GGACATGATTCGGGCCATACGTGCTTGCAAAACTGCAGCAGAGGAACGTGCTGTTATTAGAAAAGAATGTGCTTCTATTCGAGCTTCTATTAGTGAAAATGACCAAGATTATATGCATCGCAATTTGGCGAAGCTCATGTTCATCCACATGCTTGGTTACCCAACACATTTTGGTCAAATGGAATGTCTAAAATTAATTGCATCTCCAGGATTCCCAGAGAAGAGAATAGGATATCTTGGACTTATGTTGCTCCTTGATGAAAGACAAGAAGTTTTGATGCTTGTTACGAATTCAATCAAACA AGATCTAAATCATACAAACCAATATATTGTTGGACTTGCTCTTTGTGCCTTGGGTAATATCTGCTCTGCAGAAATGGCTCGTGATCTTGCACCAGAAGTCGAAAGATTGCTTCAATTTAGGGATCCTAACATCAGGAAGAAG GCAGCACTATGCACAATAAGGATAATCAAGAAAGTGCCAGACCTGgcagaaaattttataaatgcTGCTGCTGCCTTACTTAAAGAAAAACACCATGGTGTTTTAATAACTGGAGCCCAGCTTTGCACAGATATGTGTAAAGTCAGTACAGAAGCTCATGAACATTTTAGAAAG AAATGCCTAGATGGCGTGGTCAAACTTCTAAGGGATCTTGCAAACAGTCCATATGCACCTGAGTATGATATTTCTGGGATCACAGATCCTTTACTTCATATTAGATTGCTGAAGCTTTTGCATGTGTTGGGTCAAGGAGATGTTGATGCTAGCGATACTATGAATGATGTCCTTGCCCAG GTGGCTACCAAGACTGAGTCAAATAAAAATGCCGGCAATGCCATCCTCTATGAATGTGTTGCCACAATCATGAGTATTGAAGATAATGGTGGATTACGCGTGCTTGCTGTCAATATTCTGGGAAGGTTTTTGTCCAGCCGTGACAACAATATTAG ATACGTAGCATTGAACATGCTGATGAAAGCTATTTCATTGGATAGTCAAGCAGTACAAAGGCATCGTGCAACAATTGTAGAATGTGTAAAG GATCCAGATGCTTCAATCCGTAAAAGGGCTCTGGAGCTTGTTTATCTTCTGGTAAATGAAAGCAATGCAAAGTCTCTGACCAAGGAGCTTGTTGACTATCTTGAAGTAAGTGACCTGGAATTCAAGGAAGACCTCACGGCCAAAATATGCTCAATTGTGGAGAA GTTTTCCCCTGAAAAGTTGTGGTATATTGATCAGATGGTAAAGGTTCTGTCAGAG GCTGGAAATTATGTAAAGGATGAAGTGTGGCATGCACTTATTGTTGTAATTACTAATGCCCCTAACCTACATGGGTATACTGTTAGAGCTCTATACAAGGCTGTTCAGAAAACAAGTGAACAG GAAACTCTTGTTCGAGTTGCTGTGTGGTGTATTGGTGAATATGGGGAGATGTTGGTCAGTAATGCTGGCATGCTTGATGTAGAGGATCCAATAACT GTAACTGAGGCTGATGCTGTGGATCTTGTAGAAACTGCAATTAAGCGTCATTCCTCGGATCTCACAACTCAAGCAATGTGTTTGGTTGCATTGTTAAAGCTATCAAGTCGATATCCTTCCTGTGCAAA GAGGATAAATGATACTGTCCTTCACCAAAAGGGAAGCCTAGTGCTTGAGTTGCAACAAAGAGCCATTGAATTTAACTCTATTATAGAGAAGCATGAGAAAATTAG AGCTGCATTGGTGGAAAGGATGCCGGTGCTTGATGAGGCAACTTATAGTGGGAGGAGGGCTGGTTCTGTACCAGCTGCGGCTTCAACTTCACTAGGAGCTCTGCCGAAAATGTCAAATGGTGTTGCTAAACCCATTTCAGCTCCTCTTGTTGATTTACTTGATCTTAGCTCTGATGACGTTCAAGCACCAAGCTCTTCTGGTGGCGATTTTCTTCATGATCTTCTTGGTGTTGATCTGTCTCCAGCTTCACCAG TTTCAGGAACTAATAATCAGGCCCCAAAGAATGGAACTGATGCCTTGTTAGACCTTTTGTCTGTTGGAGCTCCTACAGCTCAAAGTAATTCGTCCATGCTTGATATGTTGTCATCTGAACAAGATAACAAAAGGTCAGAGGGTCTGCTTGACAATTTTGCATCCCTTTCTACATCTTCAGCACGGTCCTCTTCTGCTGTTGCGAGTTCTTCAATGATGGATTTGTTAGATGGTTTTGGACCCAGCTCGTCTGTTCCTG AAACAGATGGCCCATCCTATCCATCAGTTGTTGCATTTGAGAGCAGCTCATTAAGAATAACTTTCAACTTTTCAAAGGAGCCTGGAAATCCTCAGACCACAGTAATCGAGGCTCAATTTGTGAACAAGTCTTCTGACGTCTACTCTAATTTTGTTTTCCAGGCTGCCGTGCCAAAG TTTCTTCAATTGCACTTGGAACCAGCTAGTGGTAATACACTCCCAGCAAGTGGTAATGGATCAATCACACAGAAGCTAGAAGTTTCAAACAGCCAGCATGGCAAC AAATCCCTGGTCATGAGAGTAAGAATAAACTACAAGGTCAATGGCAAAGACGTTTTGGAGGATGGTCAAATAAGCAATTTCCCCCGTGGTCTGTAG